GCGGAAGTCCATGAGCCACCTGTAAATACGGCTACTGAAGAAACGACTTCGGCATCCCGATTTGATAGTGGCTCACAAACAATAAACAGCCGTGGTGAAGTTGCTTCTGAAACCACCCCATCAGGAACAAACCAGTCTGTTAATCAGCCAGCAAGTACCAATGAAGCATCAACCCAACTAGGCGTTAAAGACGCCGCACGAATTGCTGACCGCCACAATTTAATTCATCCAGTAGAGCAACCAGAATTATGGGCTAAATCTGTTACTCGACAGCGCGTCAGTGACTTATTTAGATTTAACCCTAGCAGAGCCGATAACCTAACGCCTTTTACCAAACACTGGCAACAAATCCAACAGGAAGTTAATAGAGCTGTCAATGGATTTTCAAATATAGCAACAGAGGAAGGTAAGTCAGCCTTTCGTGATATTGCGACTGCCATTGTAAAAGCAGCGAGAAATGCTCAATTTGATTTTCCAGAACATACCTTAAAGTTTACCAGTGACATGCCCTGGTTAAAAATTGCGAAGGTTAATGGCAATTTGGTCATTCGATCAGGTCAACAGTTGATTAAGCCATAAAACAGCTATAAGCCTCTATAGAGGATCGCGAAAGGATACTGGAAAATAAATATGAAGAATACCCCTTCACTCCATATTTCCCAGCTTTTGCGACAACCTTATTAATAGGGAGGCTTATAGAAACTTATTCAAATTACAACGATAAAGGATCTACAGTCTTTTGGTATATACCTCCCTTTTAAATACATCCACTATGGGCAGCGTAACTGGTTTTTATCTTTACCATCTTTTGAATACACTAAAACTTGTTTAAAGCGTTTATTTTGAGGCTCGGGAGTACTACATAACACCCCTTTAATTCCCACAAAATCTCCAGTTCCACCAATGATTGTAAGTTCTGACAAGCCTATATCAGACTCTCGCCCCGCAACCTGTATGCTACCTTTTCTTGCTTTTCCAGCGTTGCTAAAAACAAGACTCCATTGACATTGGCCATGGTTGTTTTTAGGGTCATCTGGTAATGAGGGATGATCAGTACCACTAAAGTCAGGCATGCCAGGGTCTGTTCGAA
This is a stretch of genomic DNA from Spartinivicinus poritis. It encodes these proteins:
- a CDS encoding dirigent protein; this encodes MLKKCLLSACIFGLSANSLAEVNQMITYADIRENIGIIPGNIRQNAETEDRLDSPGDIFVFDQILLGENGKDIMGRNAGFCIRTDPGMPDFSGTDHPSLPDDPKNNHGQCQWSLVFSNAGKARKGSIQVAGRESDIGLSELTIIGGTGDFVGIKGVLCSTPEPQNKRFKQVLVYSKDGKDKNQLRCP